The Chlorocebus sabaeus isolate Y175 chromosome 1, mChlSab1.0.hap1, whole genome shotgun sequence genome includes a region encoding these proteins:
- the BATF2 gene encoding basic leucine zipper transcriptional factor ATF-like 2 isoform X1, which translates to MHLCRGSGLLTGTDPEEQQRQLKKQKNRAAAQRSRQKHTDKADALHQQHESLEKDNLALRKEIQALQAELAWWSQTLHVHERLCPMDCASCSAPGLLGCWDQAEGLLGPGPQGQHGCQEQLELFQTPDSCSPAQPLSPGPQPHDSPSLLQSPLPSLSLGPTVVAEPPVQLSPSPLLFASHTGSSLQGSSSKLSALQPSLTAQTAPPQPLELEHPTRGKLKSSPNNPSSDLGLACLQIREHKPALSAAAWQGLGVDPSPHPLLAFPLLASLKSTSNLVSGAALAPSSGSGSNLSTRASPPSLLGAALRG; encoded by the exons ATGCACCTCTGTAGGGGCAGTGGGCTGCTGACCGGGACA GACCCCGAGGAGCAACAAAGGCAGCTGAAGAAGCAGAAGAACCGGGCAGCTGCCCAGCGAAGCCGGCAGAAGCACACAGACAAGGCAGACGCCCTACACCAG CAGCACGAGTCTCTGGAGAAAGACAACCTCGCCCTGCGGAAGGAGATCCAGGCCCTTCAGGCCGAGCTGGCGTGGTGGAGCCAGACCCTGCACGTGCATGAGCGCCTGTGCCCCATGGACTGTGCCTCCTGCTCAGCTCCAGGGCTCCTGGGCTGCTGGGACCAGGCTGAGGGGCTCCTGGGCCCTGGCCCACAGGGACAACATGGCTGCCAGGAGCAGCTGGAGCTGTTCCAGACCCCGGACTCCTGTTCCCCAGCTCAGCCGCTGTCTCCAGGTCCACAGCCTCATGATTCCCCCAGCCTCCTCCAGTCCCCTCTGCCCTCACTGTCCCTTGGCCCCACTGTGGTTGCTGAACCTCCTGTCCAACTGTCCCCCAGCCCTCTCCTGTTTGCCTCACACACTGGTTCCAGCCTGCAGGGGTCTTCCTCTAAGCTCAGTGCCCTCCAGCCCAGCCTCACAGCCCAGACTGCCCCTCCACAGCCCCTCGAGCTGGAGCATCCCACCAGAGGGAAGCTGAAGTCCTCTCCCAACAACCCTTCTTCTGACCTGGGGCTTGCATGTCTGCAGATCAGGGAGCACAAACCTGCTCTCTCAGCGGCCGCTTGGCAAGGGCTGGGTGTGGATCCTAGCCCTCACCCTCTCCTGGCCTTTCCTCTGCTCGCCTCTCTCAAGTCCACTTCTAACCTGGTCTCTGGAGCTGCGTTGGCCCCTTCTTCAGGCTCAGGAAGCAACCTTAGCACACGGGCCTCTCCTCCCTCGCTACTGGGTGCTGCCCTGCGTGGCTGA
- the BATF2 gene encoding basic leucine zipper transcriptional factor ATF-like 2 isoform X3, with protein MAPVGKGIGGLGGTRVGGPWRYRQHESLEKDNLALRKEIQALQAELAWWSQTLHVHERLCPMDCASCSAPGLLGCWDQAEGLLGPGPQGQHGCQEQLELFQTPDSCSPAQPLSPGPQPHDSPSLLQSPLPSLSLGPTVVAEPPVQLSPSPLLFASHTGSSLQGSSSKLSALQPSLTAQTAPPQPLELEHPTRGKLKSSPNNPSSDLGLACLQIREHKPALSAAAWQGLGVDPSPHPLLAFPLLASLKSTSNLVSGAALAPSSGSGSNLSTRASPPSLLGAALRG; from the exons ATGGCTCCTGTGGGCAAGGGAATAGGTGGTTTGGGGGGCACACGGGTTGGAGGCCCATGGAGATACCGG CAGCACGAGTCTCTGGAGAAAGACAACCTCGCCCTGCGGAAGGAGATCCAGGCCCTTCAGGCCGAGCTGGCGTGGTGGAGCCAGACCCTGCACGTGCATGAGCGCCTGTGCCCCATGGACTGTGCCTCCTGCTCAGCTCCAGGGCTCCTGGGCTGCTGGGACCAGGCTGAGGGGCTCCTGGGCCCTGGCCCACAGGGACAACATGGCTGCCAGGAGCAGCTGGAGCTGTTCCAGACCCCGGACTCCTGTTCCCCAGCTCAGCCGCTGTCTCCAGGTCCACAGCCTCATGATTCCCCCAGCCTCCTCCAGTCCCCTCTGCCCTCACTGTCCCTTGGCCCCACTGTGGTTGCTGAACCTCCTGTCCAACTGTCCCCCAGCCCTCTCCTGTTTGCCTCACACACTGGTTCCAGCCTGCAGGGGTCTTCCTCTAAGCTCAGTGCCCTCCAGCCCAGCCTCACAGCCCAGACTGCCCCTCCACAGCCCCTCGAGCTGGAGCATCCCACCAGAGGGAAGCTGAAGTCCTCTCCCAACAACCCTTCTTCTGACCTGGGGCTTGCATGTCTGCAGATCAGGGAGCACAAACCTGCTCTCTCAGCGGCCGCTTGGCAAGGGCTGGGTGTGGATCCTAGCCCTCACCCTCTCCTGGCCTTTCCTCTGCTCGCCTCTCTCAAGTCCACTTCTAACCTGGTCTCTGGAGCTGCGTTGGCCCCTTCTTCAGGCTCAGGAAGCAACCTTAGCACACGGGCCTCTCCTCCCTCGCTACTGGGTGCTGCCCTGCGTGGCTGA
- the BATF2 gene encoding basic leucine zipper transcriptional factor ATF-like 2 isoform X2 yields the protein MDCASCSAPGLLGCWDQAEGLLGPGPQGQHGCQEQLELFQTPDSCSPAQPLSPGPQPHDSPSLLQSPLPSLSLGPTVVAEPPVQLSPSPLLFASHTGSSLQGSSSKLSALQPSLTAQTAPPQPLELEHPTRGKLKSSPNNPSSDLGLACLQIREHKPALSAAAWQGLGVDPSPHPLLAFPLLASLKSTSNLVSGAALAPSSGSGSNLSTRASPPSLLGAALRG from the coding sequence ATGGACTGTGCCTCCTGCTCAGCTCCAGGGCTCCTGGGCTGCTGGGACCAGGCTGAGGGGCTCCTGGGCCCTGGCCCACAGGGACAACATGGCTGCCAGGAGCAGCTGGAGCTGTTCCAGACCCCGGACTCCTGTTCCCCAGCTCAGCCGCTGTCTCCAGGTCCACAGCCTCATGATTCCCCCAGCCTCCTCCAGTCCCCTCTGCCCTCACTGTCCCTTGGCCCCACTGTGGTTGCTGAACCTCCTGTCCAACTGTCCCCCAGCCCTCTCCTGTTTGCCTCACACACTGGTTCCAGCCTGCAGGGGTCTTCCTCTAAGCTCAGTGCCCTCCAGCCCAGCCTCACAGCCCAGACTGCCCCTCCACAGCCCCTCGAGCTGGAGCATCCCACCAGAGGGAAGCTGAAGTCCTCTCCCAACAACCCTTCTTCTGACCTGGGGCTTGCATGTCTGCAGATCAGGGAGCACAAACCTGCTCTCTCAGCGGCCGCTTGGCAAGGGCTGGGTGTGGATCCTAGCCCTCACCCTCTCCTGGCCTTTCCTCTGCTCGCCTCTCTCAAGTCCACTTCTAACCTGGTCTCTGGAGCTGCGTTGGCCCCTTCTTCAGGCTCAGGAAGCAACCTTAGCACACGGGCCTCTCCTCCCTCGCTACTGGGTGCTGCCCTGCGTGGCTGA